A genomic region of Phragmites australis chromosome 2, lpPhrAust1.1, whole genome shotgun sequence contains the following coding sequences:
- the LOC133903582 gene encoding uncharacterized protein LOC133903582 produces MAIRPGCWVPWTTMKNMHYIGYSYGNLIYGHENTLPQKSGTRVERPQLIIDKYDDPVFGSLTAPLASPDSSFKLDPTYSSRIYQAVRLALSSEPKWVKAARLDNLSVFVGTETNSQAFAWKNPERWGGRSNCVYFWGVHEPW; encoded by the exons atGGCCATCAGGCCAGG GTGTTGGGTTCCTTGGACaacaatgaaaaatatgcactaTATTGGCTACTCCTATGGCAACCTTATATATGGCCATGAGAATACACTACCTCAAAAaag TGGTACCAGGGTTGAACGTCCACAGCTAATTATCGACAAGTATGATGACCCTGTCTTTGGATCCCTCACAGCTCCTCTTGCATCACCTGACTCCTCGTTCAAGCTGGACCCTACCTATTCCAGTAGAAT CTACCAAGCTGTCCGCCTCGCTCTGTCATCTGAACCAAAATGGGTTAAGGCAGCGAGACTTGATAATTTGTCTGTGTTCGTTGGCACTGAAACGAATAGCCAAGCATTCGCATGGAAGAACCCAGAAAGGTGGGGAGGGAGAAGCAACTGCGTATACTTCTGGGGTGTCCATGAACCTTGGTGA